From the genome of Actinomycetota bacterium:
CACCACCAGGTCCGCACGCTGGGCAGCAGCAGCGGCTCGCCGAGCAGCGCCTGGCACAGCCGCGGCAGGAACGGCAGCAGCCCGGCGTTCTCCAGCACGCCGCTGCCGAGGGTGTTGACCACCGACACGGTGCCCTGCCGGGTCGCCTCGATCAGGCCCGGTACGCCGAGCTGGGAGTCCGGGCGTAACTCCAGCGGATCGCTGAACGCCGCATCGACCCGGCGCGCGATGACGTCGACCGGTTCGAGGCGGCCCAGCGAACGCAACCAGACCCGGCCGCCCCGCACGGTGAGGTCCGCGGCCACCACCAGCGGGAAGCCGAGCCGGGAGGCGAGGAAGGCGTGCTCGTACGCGGTCTCGCTGGCCGCCCCCGGCGTGAGTACGACCACCCGGGGAGCCTCGACTCCCTCGGGAGCGACGTCCTGCAATGCGCTGCGCAACTGCTGGAAGAACGGGCTGAGGCGAGTGACCTTGGTGTCGCGGTACAGGTCCGGGAAGATCCGCGACACCACGACGCGGTTCTGCAGGGCGTAGCCCGCCCCCGACGGCGCCTGCGCCCGGTCACCTTGCACCTGCCAGGAACCGTCGGCGTCGCGGGCCAGGTCGGCGGCGTAACTGAACAACTGCCGCGGGCCGGGCAGCGTGATGCCGTCGCAGGCGCGGATGAAGCCCGGGTGGCCGTACACCACGTCGGCGGGCAGCAGCCCCTGGCGCAGCGTCTCGCGGGGGCCGTACAGGTCGGTCAGCACGAGGTCGAGCAACTCGGCGCGCTGACTGACCGCCGCCTCCACCCGGGTCCACTCGTCGCGGGCCATAGGTACCGGGATCGGGTCCAGTGCCCACCGCGGGGTGCTGCTGTCGTGGGCGTGGTAGGTCACGCCGTCGGCCTCCAGCAGTCGCTCGGCTTCCGAACGGCGCCACTGCAACTCGGCCACGCCCAGGCCGTCGAAGGCGCCCAGCAGTCCCTGCCACGGACCGCGCAGTTGCCGGTCGCCGGTCACCGCCTCGTCAAAGACGTCCGGCGACGTGGGGTAGTCGCGCAGCAGGGCCGGCGCCGCCAGCTGGTCCACGTCGGATGCGGTCACGTGCGGGGGGTCCGGCGCAGGTCGAGCGTGCGGCCGGACTCCGGAGCGGCGGCGAGGGCGGCGAAGCGGCTCAGGTCGATCGGGCCCGGGGTGTGGCCGCGAGGTTCGAACCGGCTGACCCGCCGGGCCTCGGCCTCGTTGGCGTTCACCGGCAGCCGGTCGTACGCGCGTCCGCCGGGGTGCACGACGTGGTGCGTGCATCCGCCGAGCGACCGGCCGTTCCAGCAGTCCACCAGGTCGAAGACGAGCGGCGCCTGCACGGCGATGGTCGGGTGCAATGCCGACCAGGGTTGCCACGCCCGGTAGCGGACGCCGGCGACGGCGACGCCCTCGACCGGTCCGGGCCGCAACGGCAGCGGGACGCCGTTGCAGGTCACCACGTGCCGGCCCGGGGTCAGGCCGGTCACCTCGACCTGGACCCGCTCCAGCGAGGAGTCGACGTACCGCGCGGTGCCGGCCCCGGTCGCCTCCTCGCCCAGCACGTGCCACGGCTCGATGGCCCGGCGCAGCTCGATGCCGACCTCGCCGACCTGCACCCGGCCCAGGCGCGGAAAACGGAACTCCAGGAACGGGTCCAGCCAGCCCAGTTCGAACGGCAGGTCGTGCGCGCGCAGGTCCTCGACCACGTCGCCGATGTCGGCTTCGACGTACGCCGGCAGCAGGAAGCGGTCGGTCAGCTCACTGCCCCAGCGCACCAGGCGTCCGGCGTACGGCGTTTCCCAGCACCGGGCGACCAGGGCGCGCACGAGCAGGGCCTGCACCAGTCCCATCCGCGGATGCGGCGGCATCTCGAAGGCGCGCATCTCCAACAGTCCCAGCCGGCCGCGGACGCTGTCGGGGCTGTACAGCTTGTCGATGCAGAACTCCGCGCGGTGGGTGTTGCCGGTGATGTCGGTCAGCAGGTGGCGCAGCAACCGGTCCACCAGCCACGGCGGCGGGTCGTCGGCGAGCCGGTCGAGTTCGGCGAACGCGATCTCCAGTTCGTACAGGTTCTCGGCGCGGCCCTCGTCCACCCGGGGGGCCTGGCTGGTCGGGCCGATGAACCGGCCGGCGAACAGGTAGGACAGCGCCGGATGGTGCTGCCAGTACGTCACCAGGCTGCGCAGCAGGTCGGGGCGGCGCAGCAGCGGGCTGTCGGCCGGCGTCGGGCCGCCGAGGGTCAGGTGGCTGCCCCCGCCGGTCCCGGTGTGGACGCCGTCGAGGGCGAACTTCTCGGTGCCCAGGCGTACGGCGCGTGCCTCGGCGTGCAGGTCCTCGGTGGTGGCGACGAGTTCCGGCCAGCTCGCCGCGGGATGGACGTTGACCTCCAGCACACCGGGATCCGGCGCGACCACGACGGTGGGCGTCCGCGGGTCGGCCGGTAGCGGGTAGCCCTCGACGACGACGGCCTGGCCGAGCACGGCCGCGGTCGCCTCCACGACCGACACGAGGTGCAGTGCCGGGGCGAGGTCGGCGACCGGGGGCAGGAAGACGTGCAGCCGCCCGTCGCACAGCTCGACGCACAGTGCCGTGGTCGGCGCGCCCTCGCCGGGTACCACGGCCGCCGCCGGTGGTGTATCGGCGGCGTAAGGAGCCGTGGCCGGGGGCAGCGGCGAAAGCGGTTGCAGCGGAGACGGTTCCGGCAGGTACGGCGGCGCCGTCCACGACAGCGAGTCCAGCGGCAGCCGCAGCCCCATCGGCGAGGTGCCGGGCGCCAGGTACAGGTGCCGGCGGCGGGTCTGCCAGCGGGTGGTCGCCCAGCCCGGTTCCGCGTGCGAGCCGGTCTGTTCGGTGCGGTGCAACGGCAGGACCCAGCCCACCGGCTCGCCACGGCGCTCGTCGAGCGTGGCCAGGACCCGAGCGCTCGCCGCCGGGTCCGGGTCGGCGGGGTCGAGGGCCGCGTCGAGTCCGTCGTCGGCCGGCGGAGCGCCGTCGGGCAGCCGGGCCTCGGCCAGCAGCTGCGCGAGCGGGTCCTCGTACGCCGGTATCGCGAACGTCGCCGGAATACCCAACGCGGCCGCGACGCCGCGGACGAACTCCGCGGCGTCGTCCGGTCCGGCGGTCCCGGCGACCAGCGGATCGGCCAGCAGCGCGGCGTCACGCCATACCGGCTCACCGTCGGTGCGCCAGGTGAGGCCGAGCTGCCAGCGGGGCAACGGCTCTCCCGGGTACCACTTGCCCTGGCCGTGATGCACCAGGCCGCCGGGAGCCCAGCGTTCGCGCAGCGCCGCGACCAGTTCGCCGGCCCGTTCCCGCTTGGCGTCGCCGTGCGCCTCGGTGCTCCACTGGGCGCCGTCCATGTCGTCGATGGAGACGAACGTCGGCTCGCCGCCCATCGTCAGCCTGACGTCCCCGGCGGCCAACCGGGCGTCCACGGCGAGGCCGAACTCGTTGACCCGCGCCCACTGCTGGTCGGTGTAGGGCCGGGTGACCCGGGGGTCTTCGTGAATGCGCCGGACGGTGTTGCGGTAGGTCAGTTCCACCTCGCACGGCTCCACCACGCCGGTCACCGGCGCCGCGGTGGCCGGTTCGGGACTGGCGGCCAGCGGGATGTGGCCCTCCCCGGCGAACAGGCCGGACGTCGGGTCCAGCCCCACCCAGCCGGCGCCGGGCAGGTAGACCTCGGCCCAGGCGTGCAGGTCGGTGAAGTCCTGCCGGGGGCCGGTGGGCCCGTCCAGCGCCTCGACGTCCGGCGCGAGCTGGACGAGGTACCCGGAGACGAAGCGGGCCGCCAGGCCGAGTTCCCGCAGGATCGCCACGAGCAGCCAGGCGCTGTCCCGGCAGGAGCCGATCGCCCGCTGCAGCGTGGTGTCCGGCGACTGCACCCCGGCTTCCAGCCGGACGTCGTACGCGACGCTCTGGTACACCCGCTGGTTCACCGCGACGAGGAAGTCGACGGTCCGCATCGGGGTGGTCGGCGGCCGGATGCCGTGCAGCCAGCGGCGGAGCAAGGGCCCGGGCTCGGAGCGGCCCGGCTCGGTCACCGGCCGCAGGTACGGCGCGAGGTCCGCGGCCAGGTCGCGGTCGTAGCCGAAGGGGTAGGTCTCGGCCTGCTCGGCGACGAAGAAGTCGAACGGATTGATCACCGTCATCGTGGCGACCAGGTCGACCGTGATCGACAGTTCCGTCGTGCGCTGCGGGAACACCAGCCGCGCCAGGTGGTTGCCGAAGGGGTCCTGCTGCCAATTCACGAACGCGTCGGCCGGTGACACGGTGAGGGAGTACGCCTCCACCGGAGTGCGGCAGTGCGGTGCCGGTCGCAGCCGTACGACGTGCGCACCGAGCCCGATCAGGCGGTCGAACCGGTACGTCGTACGGTGCTCGAGGGCGACCTTGATGGTCACGCGGACGGCTCCCACAACAGCGGCGACGGGCGAGGCAGCGCCCACCCTAGGGCTCGCCGCCGCCGCGTCCGGCGGTGTAACGCCGCGTTCACAAGGCGTCAGGCGGCCGCGACGACCAGCAGCGTCACGCAGCCGGCGATCTCGACCACGGCACCCAGGACATCGCCGGTCACCCCGCCCAGCCGGCGCCGGGCGAGCCGTACCAGGACCAGCCCGGCGAGCACCCCGACGGCGGGGGCGACCGTCGTCACCACGTCGGATCGCAGCGACGCGTCGTCGTCGTGCCAGGCCACCACGGCCACGGCCGCCAGGCTCGCCAGGGTCACCGCCACGGCGGCGAGCGTGCCGACGGTGCCGGCGACCGACGCGCCCAAGCCGTCCGTCCGGGCCGCCGGGATGCGGCGATGACACGCCCAGACCACGGCGAGCCGGCTGCCGATACCGGCCGCGATCAGCGCTTGGGTGCCGTGACCGGCCGAGATGCACGTCGCCAGGGCGGCGGCGTCCAGCAGGAGTACCAGGACCAGCGTGGTGACCCCGAACGGGCCGATGTCGGAGCGGCGCATGAGTTGCAGCGCTTCGTCGCGGGGCCGGCGGGAGCCCAGGCCGTCGGCGGTGTCGGCCAGCCCGTCCAGGTGCAGGCCGCGGGTCGCGACGGCCAGGGCGGCGATGCCGAGGGTGGCCGCGACGAGGTCGGCAAGTACGGTCGCCGTACCGCGATCGGCTCGGTCCAGCA
Proteins encoded in this window:
- a CDS encoding transglutaminase family protein, whose protein sequence is MTIKVALEHRTTYRFDRLIGLGAHVVRLRPAPHCRTPVEAYSLTVSPADAFVNWQQDPFGNHLARLVFPQRTTELSITVDLVATMTVINPFDFFVAEQAETYPFGYDRDLAADLAPYLRPVTEPGRSEPGPLLRRWLHGIRPPTTPMRTVDFLVAVNQRVYQSVAYDVRLEAGVQSPDTTLQRAIGSCRDSAWLLVAILRELGLAARFVSGYLVQLAPDVEALDGPTGPRQDFTDLHAWAEVYLPGAGWVGLDPTSGLFAGEGHIPLAASPEPATAAPVTGVVEPCEVELTYRNTVRRIHEDPRVTRPYTDQQWARVNEFGLAVDARLAAGDVRLTMGGEPTFVSIDDMDGAQWSTEAHGDAKRERAGELVAALRERWAPGGLVHHGQGKWYPGEPLPRWQLGLTWRTDGEPVWRDAALLADPLVAGTAGPDDAAEFVRGVAAALGIPATFAIPAYEDPLAQLLAEARLPDGAPPADDGLDAALDPADPDPAASARVLATLDERRGEPVGWVLPLHRTEQTGSHAEPGWATTRWQTRRRHLYLAPGTSPMGLRLPLDSLSWTAPPYLPEPSPLQPLSPLPPATAPYAADTPPAAAVVPGEGAPTTALCVELCDGRLHVFLPPVADLAPALHLVSVVEATAAVLGQAVVVEGYPLPADPRTPTVVVAPDPGVLEVNVHPAASWPELVATTEDLHAEARAVRLGTEKFALDGVHTGTGGGSHLTLGGPTPADSPLLRRPDLLRSLVTYWQHHPALSYLFAGRFIGPTSQAPRVDEGRAENLYELEIAFAELDRLADDPPPWLVDRLLRHLLTDITGNTHRAEFCIDKLYSPDSVRGRLGLLEMRAFEMPPHPRMGLVQALLVRALVARCWETPYAGRLVRWGSELTDRFLLPAYVEADIGDVVEDLRAHDLPFELGWLDPFLEFRFPRLGRVQVGEVGIELRRAIEPWHVLGEEATGAGTARYVDSSLERVQVEVTGLTPGRHVVTCNGVPLPLRPGPVEGVAVAGVRYRAWQPWSALHPTIAVQAPLVFDLVDCWNGRSLGGCTHHVVHPGGRAYDRLPVNANEAEARRVSRFEPRGHTPGPIDLSRFAALAAAPESGRTLDLRRTPRT
- a CDS encoding adenosylcobinamide-GDP ribazoletransferase encodes the protein MSRPARSGDGERTAAPRRVDGLLLAVGTLTAIRVPPPRSVDRRTARAAVLAAPLVGAGLAVIAALIVFAARLLLDRADRGTATVLADLVAATLGIAALAVATRGLHLDGLADTADGLGSRRPRDEALQLMRRSDIGPFGVTTLVLVLLLDAAALATCISAGHGTQALIAAGIGSRLAVVWACHRRIPAARTDGLGASVAGTVGTLAAVAVTLASLAAVAVVAWHDDDASLRSDVVTTVAPAVGVLAGLVLVRLARRRLGGVTGDVLGAVVEIAGCVTLLVVAAA